ttccttcttttcaAGGGAGCGGTggctttttttttcctttatttttttaattatgtctTTTTCAACTTTTTAGCAATAATAGCATTATCAAGGATACAAATTTGTTTGCAGGTGTGGTAGTTTATGAGTATGAGTTGAAGATTGGATGGGGCAAGTCTGTTGCTTTGCCTTCACAAGCACTTCCTGCTCCTCCACCAGGACAGATGGCCATCAGGAGTAAAGAGGTTGGATACGATTCTTGCCCTTGATGTTTATTCCTGCTAGTaccatttgtttttattttttttattttttccatctAGAATGTGATACAGCTCAGCACTATGACATGTGTCCACACGTAGATTCATGACTAACTTGTAGTACCccaatattacatattatattgGTAGGGTGCCACGGTAGTACTTTCTGGTCCATCAGGTCCACCAGTCCCTTCTGTTCCAAATCAAAATTCTGAACTGGTAAGTTAAGTTTTTCAGATATTTGTGCTCATAACCATAACCATAAATCCATTCCCTAGAAGTCTTGTATTTCTTACCCGTATTTTGTTGATCCAAGGTTCTTACTCCAAATGTTCCTGATATAACCGTTGTTCCACCTGAGGATGGTAAACTCCGCCATGTTATTGATACAATGGCTTTATATGTTTTGGATGGAGGCTGTGCCTTTGAACAAGCTATTATGGAGAGAGGTCGAGGGAACCCACTTTTCAACTTCTTATTTGAGCTCGGCTCCAAGGAACATACGTACTATGTTTGGAGGCTTTATTCATTTGCTCAGGTACAACTTATTTATTAGTAGCTGGACCATACTCTGCTGGTGTCAGGCTGTTCAAACTTTCTTGTTTTGCGTTCTTATTGTTTACATTTTATAGAGTTATTTTAACTCTTATTGCGCAGTTGGGAAGTTTGAGAAATTTTGCTAAAATGGAGTCTTTTCTTTTGTGTGTTTTTGTCtttttggttgttgttgttgtatgaCCAAGTGAGGCTGAAGAATGAAGATTTGTTTGTTGTGGGCAGGGTGATACTTTGCAAAGGTGGCGAACAGAACCTTTCATCATGATAACTGGCAGTGGAAGGTACTGCAAACTTGCTGTTTTGATTTCAAGGCCAATTAATTCGGTTTTTACTAAACGAAATATAAGTCCTGCAATTTATCAAAAAGAAATATAAGTTCTGCGATTTGGTACCAAGAGTAGAATAATAATGTGGagatatgtatattcttagatGGATTCCACCTCTACTGCCAATAGCGAAAAGCCCTGATCTTGAAAAGGAGTCTGGTGCAACATATGCTGCAGGAAGAAGCAGGGTACTTGATACATTGCAAATGCAGAGTGATTTTCCCTTTTCATGATGTTTCATACTTTTAACAACTCTCTTTTCTTAACTTTAGCGTGTAGAGCCAGAAAGAACCCTGACGGACTCACAGAGAGATGAGTTTGAGGATATGTTACGTGCATTAACATTAGAGAGGAGTCAAATAAAAGAAGCTATGGGATTTTCATTGGATAATGCCGACGCTGCCGGGGAGGTATTCTgatatatgaagaaaaaaataatatacagaaAGAAACATGTCTGGTTCACCACTTTTTTTGTAAAAGGTATATATATCTCATAGtttgttttcaattttagaTAGTGGAAGTTCTCACAGAATCTTTGACACTTAAAGAGACTCCAATCCCAACTAAAGTGGCAAGGCTCATGCTTGTCTCTGATGTGCTTCATAACAGTAGTGCTCCTGTAAAGAATGCATCTGCATACCGTACCAAATTTGAGGCTACATTGCCAGATATAATGGAGAGCTTTAACGATTTGTATCGTAGTGTTACTGGAAGGATCACTGCTGAGGCCCTTAAGGTTTGTGCACATAATGATTATGTGCTTTGTGAGATTATTTTTGTCATTTCTTTGGTTGTAGGTTAAAAGATTTCACCTGAAATTTCTTCAGGAAAGAGTTATGAAGGTATTGCAAGTATGGGCAGACTGGTTTCTTTTCTCTGATGCATATGTTAATGGTTTAAGAGCTACTTTTCTTCGATCGGGAAACTCTGGTGTGGTCCCTTTCCACTCCATATGTGGTGACACACCAGAGATAGAAAAAAGGACTGGTTCTGCAGATCTGGGTGATGCAAATAAGACCAACCAAGATGCTGCTCTTGCAATGGGAAAAGGAGCAGCTGTGCAAGAGTTAATGAGCCTTCCCTTTGCTGAATTGGAAAGACGTTGCAGACATAACGGATTGTCTCTTGTTGGTGGTCGAGAAATGATGGTTGCACGATTGTTGAGTCTGGAAGAGGCAGAAAAGCAGAGGGGTTTTGAGCTAGATGATGACTTGAAACAGGTTCAAAGCCACTCAAGTTCAGGTAGATATTCTGGTAGCAAAAAAGAAATGAATGTCGAAGCTGAGCCTGCAGCATTGTCTGGATGGAGTCATTATGCAGAGAATGAAATGGAGTCTCAAGGGAAAGGGTTGGTAACTTTATCCCATACACTTCCGATTCCACAGCCTGAACTAAAGGCATACATGAAGAAAGAGAAGATTGATCCTATTTTGCCAGCTTCCAAATGGGCTCGAGAGGATGATGATAGTGATGAGGAACAGAAGAGAAGTACCACGGGTCTTGGTTTAAGCTACTCATCTTCTGGAAGTGAGAATATTGGTGATGGTCCTAGTAAGGCTGATGATATGGATTCTGCAATAGATTCATGCATTACTGCACAACCTGAGAGTGGAATAAGCGAGGAGCAGAGGTTGCCTTCTCTTCCATTTTGATAGTCTAGTTTACTAATATTCCCCTAGCACTTTTTCTTGAAACGAGGGTTTTATTCTGATTTTTCTTTTCAAGTGAATGTTACCTTATTCCTTAGGTGTGGTTTTGGTGTAATATTATAAACAGCCCATTTAGATTAGATTACAATTGATATTCTTACATGTATATGATCTTCTGCTTGGTGTTGCATTCATATAGCGGTGATTGACTTGCCATTGTTTCTACAGGAAAAGGTTGAGACGTCTAGAAGCTGCCTTGATTGAATATCGCGAGTCTCTTGAGGAAAGGGGAATAAAATCTCATGAAGAAATTGAGAGGAAAGTAGCGATTCATCGTAAACGGCTGGAATCAGAGTATGGTTTGTCTGTTTCGAACGTAGATGCTTCTGGGAATAGTAAGTTTTTCAAAATGCCAATAACTTTTAGTATTTGTTGCTTTTGCTCTTTCTGTTTTCTGTTTATATATTACTCACGTTGCTGTTGCTTTTGTCTGCCCTTTTGTGTGATGTTCTCAGAGGATAAGGGTCTAGCTTTGTGCTTTAAAAATCCAAATCCTGACATCTCATTTagcagtttttttttcttttattttttttatttttttattttacttgtcCATACATTAGGAAAAAGGGTGATGATGACTGTGGGTGCTTTAGTGATTTAGTACCAAAACTCTTGTTAAGCCCAAATTTGCCCCTCGTAGTTGTCAGGCTGAAGATCTTGTTGTTTctctctaaaataatttttattgtctGCAGAAAAAGCATCTTTGGATCGGAAAGACAGACGGGATAACAGCCATGAAACATCAAGAAAACGACACCGCAGCCACAGCAGAAGTGGTAGCCCCATTCGGAGGTCATCATCCATTAGAGAGCGGGaaagggagcatgatttagacAGGGACCGTGAAAAACATAGGGATAGGGACAGAGATAAAGGGCATGATTTTGAAAATGAAAGGGGGAGAGAGCGGGAGAAGAGTGGAAGTAGAGAAAGAGATGATCATGAGAGGGAGAaaggcagagagagagagagagagaggaggagGCGAATGAAATGAATCCTATTCATGGGGTTATTCTTTATCTACACCAAAAATACTTTAGTCGGGGCTACCAAGAGATTGTTTTTGTAAAAGCTGGTTTCCAAAAATTGAAGGGGTAGTCATGGAGGGAAAGCATACCAAATTAAAAATGACTTTAAGCAGGAGTAGTCATGGAGGGACTTgcgagttttgtttctttttcctTCCTCTATAATATTTAGTTGTTCAATTTAGTGCCATGACATTATTTTGGATTCAGCTTGGTGACGCATTTTACTCACCGGTAATCAAATTgtgttaatttgtttatttatctAAGAGGCCTTAACCGTGTAGTAGAATTTCAAGTTGTGCGAGGAAAAACTAATTGAATAATATGAAAAGTTTTCTTCTTTAAGAAATGGAAACCAGTGTTTGTAGATTTCAAAAAAGTTGTTTATTGTAATATCACTTTTGGCTTTGCATTTTATGTAGTTTCTTTCTCTTTTAATATAATTAGTAAACAACTAGTTTTTCCggatgtttaatttttttaaaattatattataaaataaattataaattttatttaatgataactaattaataaattattttaaaattccaatcttattaattgtaataatatgctaatttttttttttgaaaggaaacCGATACAggttaaaataacaaaagtaaTAAAGTTATGCAATAGAGGAGGATTTTCTTCCATCTATAACAGTTCATTGTCTATCTTAAGGGCATATAGAGATATCCCAGGAAAATTAGACAATAAAACTATAATATCAGAAAAGAAAGTCTCAAAACTGAGAGTTGTCACTTCCGATCCACTagtacataataaatatttaataaaa
This Cannabis sativa cultivar Pink pepper isolate KNU-18-1 chromosome 6, ASM2916894v1, whole genome shotgun sequence DNA region includes the following protein-coding sequences:
- the LOC115694840 gene encoding protein RRC1 isoform X1, giving the protein MSSFSITRKKTPFQKHREEEEAKKKRAEDETARLYAEFVESFQGDTTPGSKAFVRGGLINPNDKVKADNEGEKSKDGVSGPKKGSRYVPSFIPPPMASKGKESEKKKEEEKPREREKGKSRNIDHFMEELKHEQELRERRNQDRDQWRHNDNSALSSRFDELPDEFDPSGKLAGSFDDGDPQTTNLYVGNLSPQVDENFLLRTFGRFGPIASVKIMWPRTEEERRRQRNCGFVAFMNRTDGQAAKDEMQGVVVYEYELKIGWGKSVALPSQALPAPPPGQMAIRSKEGATVVLSGPSGPPVPSVPNQNSELVLTPNVPDITVVPPEDGKLRHVIDTMALYVLDGGCAFEQAIMERGRGNPLFNFLFELGSKEHTYYVWRLYSFAQGDTLQRWRTEPFIMITGSGRWIPPLLPIAKSPDLEKESGATYAAGRSRRVEPERTLTDSQRDEFEDMLRALTLERSQIKEAMGFSLDNADAAGEIVEVLTESLTLKETPIPTKVARLMLVSDVLHNSSAPVKNASAYRTKFEATLPDIMESFNDLYRSVTGRITAEALKERVMKVLQVWADWFLFSDAYVNGLRATFLRSGNSGVVPFHSICGDTPEIEKRTGSADLGDANKTNQDAALAMGKGAAVQELMSLPFAELERRCRHNGLSLVGGREMMVARLLSLEEAEKQRGFELDDDLKQVQSHSSSGRYSGSKKEMNVEAEPAALSGWSHYAENEMESQGKGLVTLSHTLPIPQPELKAYMKKEKIDPILPASKWAREDDDSDEEQKRSTTGLGLSYSSSGSENIGDGPSKADDMDSAIDSCITAQPESGISEEQRKRLRRLEAALIEYRESLEERGIKSHEEIERKVAIHRKRLESEYGLSVSNVDASGNKKASLDRKDRRDNSHETSRKRHRSHSRSGSPIRRSSSIREREREHDLDRDREKHRDRDRDKGHDFENERGREREKSGSRERDDHEREKGRERERERRRRMK
- the LOC115694840 gene encoding protein RRC1 isoform X2, with translation MASKGKESEKKKEEEKPREREKGKSRNIDHFMEELKHEQELRERRNQDRDQWRHNDNSALSSRFDELPDEFDPSGKLAGSFDDGDPQTTNLYVGNLSPQVDENFLLRTFGRFGPIASVKIMWPRTEEERRRQRNCGFVAFMNRTDGQAAKDEMQGVVVYEYELKIGWGKSVALPSQALPAPPPGQMAIRSKEGATVVLSGPSGPPVPSVPNQNSELVLTPNVPDITVVPPEDGKLRHVIDTMALYVLDGGCAFEQAIMERGRGNPLFNFLFELGSKEHTYYVWRLYSFAQGDTLQRWRTEPFIMITGSGRWIPPLLPIAKSPDLEKESGATYAAGRSRRVEPERTLTDSQRDEFEDMLRALTLERSQIKEAMGFSLDNADAAGEIVEVLTESLTLKETPIPTKVARLMLVSDVLHNSSAPVKNASAYRTKFEATLPDIMESFNDLYRSVTGRITAEALKERVMKVLQVWADWFLFSDAYVNGLRATFLRSGNSGVVPFHSICGDTPEIEKRTGSADLGDANKTNQDAALAMGKGAAVQELMSLPFAELERRCRHNGLSLVGGREMMVARLLSLEEAEKQRGFELDDDLKQVQSHSSSGRYSGSKKEMNVEAEPAALSGWSHYAENEMESQGKGLVTLSHTLPIPQPELKAYMKKEKIDPILPASKWAREDDDSDEEQKRSTTGLGLSYSSSGSENIGDGPSKADDMDSAIDSCITAQPESGISEEQRKRLRRLEAALIEYRESLEERGIKSHEEIERKVAIHRKRLESEYGLSVSNVDASGNKKASLDRKDRRDNSHETSRKRHRSHSRSGSPIRRSSSIREREREHDLDRDREKHRDRDRDKGHDFENERGREREKSGSRERDDHEREKGRERERERRRRMK